From Cecembia calidifontis, one genomic window encodes:
- a CDS encoding glycosyltransferase, with the protein MKFKVLFNCSTNVVGGGVKNSAIFIKYAIEDSNIDWYFALSSQVYELVKKWGLVFKNNTYIVFEDSPARNKYAKRRLKDLVKQEEFKLVYTMAGPAYVQFSCIHLQGISNPFITHADWDAFSLMGNSFQIARYLFKSFVQLLFSRNADYFVFQTEQARLNYCKRALISNSKTFMVSNAFDDSLRTDGQIFRKKKDIATIFCPGADYTHKAFQFIPDIAKSLKEITDVDFKFILTLPDSKLWYGIKNKAIQLGVSDKIVNRGSFSYSEILKVYADADIVFVPSLLETFSASYLEAIALQKQLVVAEKGFAREICGDYAQYINPKNAIETAKVFKKLIENNEGNIDKSPIGNKILERFGSQKQRFEKLRGIVLDLVEKNQKK; encoded by the coding sequence ATGAAGTTTAAGGTTTTATTTAATTGCTCAACTAATGTAGTTGGAGGTGGTGTAAAAAACTCGGCAATTTTCATCAAATATGCTATTGAAGATTCAAATATTGATTGGTATTTCGCTTTATCTTCTCAAGTGTATGAGCTAGTAAAGAAATGGGGTTTAGTTTTTAAAAATAATACTTACATTGTTTTTGAAGATTCTCCTGCAAGAAATAAATATGCTAAGCGTAGGTTAAAAGACCTAGTGAAACAAGAAGAGTTTAAACTTGTTTACACGATGGCAGGTCCAGCCTATGTGCAGTTTTCTTGTATTCACTTGCAAGGAATAAGTAATCCATTTATCACACATGCGGATTGGGACGCTTTTTCTTTGATGGGAAATAGCTTTCAAATTGCTCGTTATCTATTTAAATCTTTTGTTCAGCTATTATTTAGTCGCAATGCTGATTATTTTGTTTTTCAAACAGAACAAGCTAGACTGAATTATTGTAAAAGAGCATTAATTTCAAATAGCAAAACTTTTATGGTTTCAAATGCTTTTGATGATTCCTTGCGCACTGATGGACAGATTTTTAGGAAAAAAAAAGATATTGCAACCATTTTTTGTCCAGGAGCTGATTACACTCATAAAGCTTTTCAGTTTATTCCTGATATAGCCAAATCTTTGAAAGAAATAACAGATGTAGATTTTAAGTTTATCCTCACCCTTCCTGATTCAAAATTATGGTATGGAATTAAAAATAAAGCGATTCAATTGGGTGTGAGTGATAAGATTGTCAATCGAGGTTCTTTTAGTTATTCCGAGATTCTTAAAGTTTATGCAGATGCTGATATAGTTTTTGTTCCAAGTCTTTTGGAAACATTTTCAGCATCTTATTTGGAAGCAATTGCATTACAAAAGCAATTGGTTGTTGCTGAAAAAGGTTTTGCAAGAGAGATTTGTGGAGATTATGCTCAATATATCAATCCAAAAAATGCAATAGAGACAGCGAAAGTATTTAAAAAATTAATTGAAAATAATGAAGGAAACATAGATAAATCTCCAATAGGAAATAAAATACTTGAGCGATTTGGTTCACAAAAGCAGCGTTTTGAAAAGTTAAGAGGGATTGTTTTGGACCTCGTTGAAAAAAATCAAAAGAAATGA
- a CDS encoding IS1595 family transposase, which produces MNILQFNERYPDEASCIHYLKEQREREGVICKNCNSKDHYWLNSLNMFQCKHCKFRTGLKNGTIMENSKLPLRTWLLAMTLVSATKKGFSCLELQRQMGHSRYETVFRLYHKLREAMGKRDSQYKLEDMVEYDEAFVSKATKSSEKTKLKKGRGSQKQATVAVMAESSILEDLITGEKDKSCRYFKMVKIDNLKAKTAEKLIKGLIDKKAVLQTDESTTYANLEDCIDVHVSELSSTKEGKFNLKWAHIAISNLKRDLQKYHMVSEKMLQNYLNEFCYKLNRRYFGKKLFDRLVIASICPYLYTSG; this is translated from the coding sequence ATGAATATTCTACAATTCAATGAAAGATATCCTGATGAGGCAAGTTGCATCCATTACTTGAAGGAACAAAGGGAAAGAGAAGGTGTTATTTGCAAGAATTGTAATTCCAAGGATCACTACTGGCTTAATTCTCTCAATATGTTCCAATGTAAACATTGTAAATTTAGGACAGGACTGAAAAATGGTACTATTATGGAAAACAGCAAGTTACCATTGAGGACTTGGTTGCTTGCAATGACTCTTGTAAGCGCAACCAAGAAGGGATTTAGCTGCCTTGAACTACAGAGGCAGATGGGTCATAGCAGATACGAGACTGTTTTCAGACTGTATCACAAGCTCCGGGAAGCAATGGGTAAACGTGACAGCCAATATAAACTAGAAGATATGGTTGAATATGATGAGGCTTTTGTAAGCAAGGCAACAAAATCTTCGGAAAAGACGAAGCTGAAGAAAGGCCGTGGAAGCCAAAAACAAGCTACTGTCGCTGTTATGGCTGAATCATCTATTCTTGAAGACCTAATTACTGGAGAAAAGGACAAAAGCTGCAGATATTTCAAGATGGTCAAAATAGATAACTTGAAGGCAAAAACAGCCGAAAAACTGATAAAAGGACTGATTGACAAAAAAGCCGTGCTCCAAACTGATGAAAGTACGACTTATGCTAACCTAGAAGATTGTATCGATGTTCACGTGAGCGAATTATCTTCCACAAAAGAGGGCAAGTTCAACCTCAAATGGGCACATATAGCAATAAGCAACCTTAAAAGGGATTTACAGAAGTACCATATGGTTTCAGAAAAGATGCTTCAAAACTATCTCAATGAATTCTGTTATAAACTAAACCGAAGATACTTTGGTAAAAAACTCTTTGATAGACTTGTTATTGCGAGCATTTGCCCCTACTTGTATACAAGCGGATAA
- a CDS encoding glycosyltransferase family 4 protein, whose translation MVEEFVNHGDEVTVLAPGNEKSGVFMENCIPVLRVQTLPIKNVPNYLKGISNVLLPYQFERALNKFYKGKSFDLIISPTPPITLVDLAAKLKRKFGAKFYLILRDIFPQNAVDLGFMKKEGLIHRYFSRKERKLYKEADYIGCMSQGNIDYVMKHNPEVSTKKLHELKNYQKPYKGFGSDPDLIKKKYGITDKFVVVFGGNMGKPQQLENVLTLAESVLHFPDIVFLLLGEGVQMNKIEAEARAKELTNINIQRTIPKQEYQDLLSVCDVGLISLHKDFTIPNIPSKALDYFNVGIPVLASLDRATDFGKILDEEQCGLWSYAGDHQLFHENLLKLYQSPDLTSTMGQNGNTYFKRCLTPEIAYNTILKYLN comes from the coding sequence TTGGTAGAGGAATTTGTGAACCATGGAGATGAAGTGACGGTTTTAGCTCCTGGAAATGAAAAGTCAGGGGTTTTTATGGAAAATTGTATTCCAGTACTTAGGGTGCAGACACTTCCCATCAAGAACGTTCCTAATTATTTGAAAGGAATTTCAAACGTCTTACTTCCCTACCAATTTGAGCGTGCCTTAAATAAATTTTATAAAGGAAAATCATTTGATTTAATTATTTCGCCTACGCCTCCGATAACCTTGGTGGATTTGGCTGCTAAATTGAAAAGAAAATTTGGTGCTAAGTTTTACCTGATTTTACGTGATATTTTTCCTCAAAATGCGGTGGATTTGGGTTTTATGAAAAAAGAGGGGCTGATACACCGTTACTTCAGTAGAAAAGAACGAAAACTCTATAAAGAGGCAGACTACATTGGCTGTATGTCTCAAGGAAATATTGATTATGTTATGAAACATAATCCTGAAGTATCCACAAAAAAACTTCATGAATTAAAGAATTATCAGAAACCCTACAAAGGCTTTGGTTCAGATCCAGACCTTATTAAAAAGAAGTATGGAATAACTGATAAATTCGTAGTAGTATTCGGCGGCAATATGGGCAAGCCCCAGCAGCTTGAAAACGTCTTGACTTTAGCAGAGTCAGTCCTTCATTTCCCAGATATTGTATTTCTGTTATTAGGAGAAGGGGTACAGATGAACAAAATTGAGGCAGAGGCAAGAGCAAAAGAACTTACCAATATCAACATTCAGCGAACCATACCCAAACAGGAATATCAGGATTTACTAAGTGTTTGTGATGTAGGTTTGATTAGTCTCCATAAAGATTTTACCATTCCAAATATTCCAAGCAAAGCCTTAGACTATTTCAATGTGGGGATCCCAGTTTTGGCCAGTTTGGATAGGGCTACAGATTTCGGTAAAATTTTAGATGAAGAACAATGTGGCTTATGGTCTTATGCGGGAGATCATCAACTATTTCATGAAAATTTATTGAAGTTGTATCAATCACCTGATTTAACATCAACCATGGGGCAAAATGGAAATACATATTTCAAAAGATGCTTGACTCCTGAAATTGCATATAATACTATATTGAAGTATTTAAATTGA
- a CDS encoding glycosyltransferase: protein MQKIVLITSDLSPGGAERVMATLANNFAQRLDIEVHLVCLVQGKLFYTLDSKVILHLPDFYYKRYPKFFAYLKAFFYLRKKLKDINPKSYLSFGGRYNALCILAGLGLKSKSFISDRSRPGISYGRFFNILNRLVYPYAYGIVAQTNRAKQFHLSQFKHDNIKIIGNPIPDFYDSSFPKKNVILNVGRFISSKNQQFLIDVFDEIDTDDWELWFVGDGPFLEKCKKHSDSLKSADKIKFLGNTEDIMAIYNAARIYAFTSTSEGFPNALGEALSAGLACISFDCNAGPSDLIEDGINGFLVKELDKKMFKKRLIDLISEKSTFRIKFTAESQKRIKNFFNEDFISNEYLSFMIIRLYTSRGKCSQ, encoded by the coding sequence ATGCAAAAAATTGTATTAATCACTTCTGATTTAAGCCCAGGTGGTGCTGAAAGAGTAATGGCTACATTAGCCAATAACTTTGCCCAAAGGCTAGACATAGAAGTTCATCTTGTGTGTCTTGTTCAGGGAAAATTATTTTATACGCTCGATTCAAAAGTGATTTTGCATTTACCCGATTTTTACTACAAAAGGTATCCAAAGTTTTTTGCTTACCTAAAAGCATTTTTCTATTTAAGAAAGAAACTAAAAGATATTAATCCAAAAAGCTATCTTAGTTTTGGTGGAAGGTACAACGCTCTTTGTATTTTAGCGGGACTTGGCCTTAAAAGTAAATCATTTATATCAGATAGAAGTCGGCCTGGAATTAGTTATGGACGATTTTTTAACATTTTAAATAGGCTTGTATATCCTTATGCTTACGGCATTGTTGCCCAAACAAATAGAGCAAAACAGTTTCATTTAAGTCAATTTAAGCATGATAACATAAAAATAATAGGGAATCCAATACCTGACTTTTATGATTCTTCTTTCCCAAAGAAAAATGTTATATTAAATGTTGGTCGTTTTATATCTAGTAAGAATCAACAATTTTTAATTGATGTATTTGATGAAATTGATACAGATGATTGGGAACTTTGGTTTGTTGGTGATGGACCATTTTTAGAAAAGTGTAAAAAACATAGTGATTCTTTAAAATCAGCTGATAAAATTAAATTCTTAGGAAATACTGAAGATATTATGGCGATATATAATGCAGCGAGAATTTATGCATTTACTTCCACTTCAGAAGGATTCCCAAATGCTTTAGGTGAGGCTCTAAGTGCAGGTCTTGCATGTATTAGTTTTGATTGTAATGCAGGCCCCTCTGATTTAATTGAGGATGGAATTAATGGATTTTTGGTTAAAGAATTGGATAAAAAAATGTTTAAGAAAAGATTAATTGATCTAATTTCTGAAAAGTCTACTTTCCGCATAAAATTTACAGCTGAATCTCAAAAAAGAATAAAAAACTTTTTTAATGAGGATTTTATATCAAATGAATATTTAAGTTTTATGATTATCCGCTTGTATACAAGTAGGGGCAAATGCTCGCAATAA